A DNA window from Malus domestica chromosome 12, GDT2T_hap1 contains the following coding sequences:
- the LOC103450514 gene encoding laccase-7-like — protein sequence MARLAFVLVCAVALLASSVASGAIVEHSFNVNNMTVSRLCRNQSITVVNGSYPGPTIYARDGDTLIVHVLNQSPYNITIHWHGIFQLLSAWADGPAYVTQCPIRPGQSFTYKFNITGQEGTLWWHAHVSWLRATVHGALIIHPKVGRSFPFLKPAKEVPILLGEWYNGNVVDIEEEGLATGIAPNGSNAYTINGLPGDLYDCSQNQTYQLNVVRGKTYLLRLINVALNNQLFFKIANHNMTVVAIDATYTTPYVTDVVVTGPGQTTDVLVKFNQPIGSYFMAATPYASANINFDNTTTRGIIVYKGSRSSTPIMPSMPNPRNTPLAHKFLTNLTGLAGGPQWVPVPLKVDERMFVTISVNLELCPENATCQGPLFNRLSASMNNESFVLPSNTSMMEAQFNNMSGVYTRDFPDEPPIKFDYTDTNVSFDLSLIYAPKSTKVKTLKFNSTVEVVLQNTAFLAIENHPMHLHGFNFHVLAQGFGNYDPINDPKKFNFINPQIRNTIGVPVGGWAVIRFQANNPGIWYMHCHLDVHVPWGLGMAFEVENGPTPESTLPPPPLDLPKC from the exons ATGGCACGCTTAGCATTTGTGCTAGTATGTGCTGTAGCTCTATTGGCTTCTTCAGTAGCCTCTGGTGCAATTGTTGAGCATTCTTTTAAT GTAAACAACATGACAGTTAGCCGACTGTGCCGAAATCAATCGATTACTGTAGTAAATGGGAGCTATCCAGGACCGACAATATATGCACGAGATGGAGACACACTTATTGTCCACGTTTTAAACCAATCACCCTACAACATTACTATTCACTG GCATGGAATCTTTCAGCTTCTGAGTGCATGGGCGGATGGACCTGCATATGTAACTCAATGTCCTATACGCCCTGGACAAAGCTTTACATACAAATTTAATATCACCGGACAAGAAGGCACCCTTTGGTGGCATGCCCACGTTTCGTGGCTCCGCGCAACCGTCCACGGAGCACTCATAATCCACCCGAAAGTCGGTCGATCCTTCCCCTTCCTCAAGCCCGCCAAAGAAGTTCCCATCTTATTAG GAGAGTGGTACAATGGTAATGTTGTTGACATTGAGGAAGAAGGCCTAGCTACCGGAATTGCTCCTAACGGTTCAAATGCTTACACCATAAATGGACTTCCCGGCGATCTATACGACTGCTCTCAAAATC AGACATATCAACTCAATGTGGTGAGAGGAAAGACCTACCTCCTACGCCTAATCAATGTTGCACTCAATAACCAACTCTTCTTCAAGatagccaatcacaacatgacagtTGTCGCTATCGACGCCACCTATACCACTCCTTATGTCACCGACGTGGTGGTTACTGGACCCGGCCAGACCACTGACGTTCTCGTCAAATTCAATCAACCTATTGGATCCTATTTCATGGCCGCCACTCCTTATGCTAGCGCAAACATTAACTTTGATAACACAACCACCAGAGGCATCATCGTCTACAAGGGCTCTAGATCATCAACCCCCATTATGCCCTCAATGCCCAACCCTCGCAACACACCATTGGCCCACAAGTTCTTAACCAATCTCACCGGCCTTGCCGGCGGGCCCCAGTGGGTCCCGGTCCCACTCAAGGTGGACGAGCGCATGTTTGTGACAATTAGCGTCAACTTGGAGCTGTGTCCGGAAAATGCCACATGTCAGGGCCCGCTCTTTAATCGATTGTCCGCTAGCATGAACAACGAGTCATTCGTGCTTCCGAGCAATACATCCATGATGGAAGCACAGTTTAACAACATGAGTGGGGTTTACACCAGAGATTTTCCTGACGAGCCTCCGATCAAGTTTGACTACACGGACACGAACGTTAGCTTTGACCTGTCGTTGATATATGCCCCAAAATCAACCAAGGTCAAGACGTTGAAATTCAATTCGACGGTGGAGGTCGTGCTTCAAAACACAGCGTTCTTGGCGATTGAGAATCATCCGATGCATCTCCATGGCTTCAATTTCCACGTGCTGGCACAAGGGTTTGGTAATTACGACCCAATTAATGACCCCAAAAAATTTAACTTCATTAATCCACAAATACGTAACACAATTGGTGTGCCGGTCGGAGGATGGGCTGTGATCAGGTTTCAAGCAAATAATCCAG GTATTTGGTACATGCACTGTCATTTGGACGTTCATGTGCCCTGGGGGCTAGGCATGGCTTTTGAGGTTGAAAATGGACCGACGCCAGAATCTACTTTGCCTCCGCCACCACTTGATCTTCCCAAATGTTAG